The following are encoded together in the Thermococcus sibiricus MM 739 genome:
- the hydG gene encoding NADPH-dependent hydrogenase/sulfhydrogenase 1 subunit gamma has protein sequence MNNPGDLIPKEIIMPQENPYILHKAKVLKVYKLTETEKLFLFRFEDPELAKKWTFKPGQFVQLTIPGVGEVPISICSSAMRKGFFELCIRKAGRVTTVIHKLKPGDTVLVRGPYGNGFPVDEWEGMDLLLIAAGLGTAPLRSVFLYAMDNRWKYGNITFINTARYGKDLLFYKELEAMKDLAEAENVKIIQSVTRDPDWPGLKGRPQQFVVEANTNPKNTAIAVCGPPRMYKAVFESLINYGYRPENIYVTLERKMKCGIGKCGHCNVGTSTSWKYICKDGPVFGYFDIISTPGLLD, from the coding sequence ATGAACAATCCAGGAGATTTAATCCCTAAGGAAATCATAATGCCTCAGGAAAATCCATATATCCTTCATAAAGCAAAAGTACTTAAAGTTTACAAATTAACAGAAACAGAAAAGTTATTCCTCTTCCGTTTTGAGGATCCAGAATTAGCTAAAAAATGGACTTTCAAACCAGGTCAATTCGTTCAACTTACAATTCCCGGTGTAGGGGAAGTTCCAATCAGTATATGCTCATCCGCTATGAGAAAAGGGTTCTTTGAATTATGTATCAGAAAAGCTGGGAGAGTTACTACAGTGATTCATAAACTTAAACCTGGAGACACAGTCTTGGTTAGAGGCCCCTATGGAAATGGGTTTCCTGTTGATGAGTGGGAGGGGATGGATTTACTCCTTATAGCGGCAGGCCTTGGAACTGCACCTCTTAGAAGTGTCTTTCTCTATGCAATGGACAACAGATGGAAGTACGGAAATATCACGTTCATAAATACTGCAAGGTATGGAAAAGACTTGCTGTTTTACAAAGAGTTAGAGGCAATGAAAGACCTTGCTGAAGCTGAAAATGTCAAGATAATCCAGAGTGTTACTAGGGATCCAGATTGGCCAGGACTAAAAGGAAGACCCCAGCAATTTGTTGTAGAGGCAAATACAAATCCAAAAAACACTGCAATAGCTGTGTGTGGGCCTCCAAGAATGTATAAAGCAGTTTTTGAGTCACTTATAAACTATGGTTATCGCCCAGAGAATATCTACGTAACACTTGAGAGGAAAATGAAATGTGGAATAGGCAAATGTGGTCACTGTAATGTAGGAACAAGTACCTCTTGGAAATACATATGTAAAGATGGGCCTGTATTTGGGTACTTTGACATAATCTCAACACCTGGATTGCTTGACTGA
- a CDS encoding MFS transporter, translating to MRRKLLLLLSIGWIFNYVHRMAIPPLIPIIKNELGITNAQAGLLMTSLLLPYALTQVPAGYFGDKIGRKRLVVISILGYSLASSLMVFARQYWHLISVRALYGVFADLYYAPSTALISEVYKEKKGSALGVFMIGPPVGSAIAPAIVVPIALALEWRYSFVIISLMSALIGIALIHGVKGEVRHVERVNFAIPKNVFRLSLMNFIALAAFFGMLTFLPDFFVDKGRSIEEASFYFSLLSIVGIFGSIAGGTIYDRVGKGSLFSALFFNMFLSFLLVKTTYPILVLPLGLFFYSVGPIVTAYTSEHATPENLGTVMGFVNMMGFFGATIGPYFIGLLIDRVGYEMAFYSISGMYLVSLLIFMFEWK from the coding sequence ATGCGTAGGAAACTCCTCTTATTGCTTTCTATTGGGTGGATATTCAACTACGTACATAGAATGGCTATTCCTCCTCTTATTCCAATCATTAAAAATGAGCTTGGTATAACAAACGCACAAGCAGGGTTATTGATGACTTCTCTCTTGCTTCCCTATGCGTTGACTCAAGTCCCAGCAGGGTATTTTGGAGATAAAATTGGGAGAAAAAGACTTGTGGTAATCAGTATTCTTGGTTATTCGTTGGCTAGCTCTTTAATGGTTTTTGCAAGGCAATATTGGCACTTAATAAGTGTTAGAGCACTTTATGGTGTTTTTGCTGACCTTTATTATGCACCATCCACAGCTTTGATAAGTGAAGTTTATAAAGAGAAAAAGGGTTCAGCATTAGGAGTTTTCATGATTGGCCCTCCGGTAGGCAGTGCTATTGCCCCAGCAATTGTTGTTCCTATAGCTCTTGCTTTGGAGTGGAGATATTCTTTTGTAATCATTTCATTAATGAGTGCTTTGATTGGGATTGCATTAATTCATGGAGTTAAAGGTGAAGTGAGACACGTTGAAAGAGTAAATTTTGCAATACCAAAAAATGTGTTTAGATTAAGTCTTATGAACTTTATAGCACTTGCTGCGTTTTTTGGAATGTTAACATTTCTACCGGATTTCTTTGTAGATAAAGGTAGAAGTATAGAAGAGGCCTCTTTTTACTTTTCTCTCCTTTCAATAGTAGGTATTTTTGGATCTATTGCAGGTGGGACTATTTATGACAGAGTTGGAAAGGGTAGTCTATTTTCTGCCTTATTTTTCAACATGTTCCTCTCGTTTCTTTTGGTAAAAACTACGTATCCTATTTTAGTGCTTCCGCTGGGGTTGTTTTTCTATTCGGTTGGCCCAATAGTCACCGCGTACACGAGTGAACACGCAACTCCAGAGAACCTTGGTACTGTTATGGGATTTGTTAATATGATGGGCTTTTTTGGAGCCACTATTGGTCCATATTTTATAGGGCTTTTGATAGATAGAGTAGGTTATGAAATGGCGTTTTATTCGATTTCCGGGATGTATTTAGTGAGTTTGTTAATCTTCATGTTTGAGTGGAAATAA
- the hydB gene encoding NADPH-dependent hydrogenase/sulfhydrogenase 1 subunit beta: protein MRYVKLPKENTYAFLESLKDWGVLYAPVKISEKFYDFREIDDVRKIEFRYNRTIMPPKKFFFLPKEKIFEFSISKADYNEVIENVESFIVFGVHACDIFGLKIMDTIYLDELPDKYYRVRREKGIIIGISCVPDEYCFCNLRETDFADDGFDLFLHELPDGWLVRVGTPTGHIIVDKNIKLFEEVTTQDVCEFREFENKKHQMFKYHEDWGNLRYLLEMEMEHPMWNEQSELCLACGNCNLTCPTCRCYEVQDIPNLDGDTGARIRRWDSCQLRSHGLVAGNHNFRPTKKSRFMNRYLCKNSYNEKLGISYCVGCGRCTYFCPAEISFVENLRTILGLKEDSCPPEITEEMPKRGFAYGTSTGGEEL, encoded by the coding sequence TTGAGATACGTTAAGTTGCCAAAAGAAAATACTTATGCATTCCTCGAGAGTTTAAAAGATTGGGGAGTACTTTATGCTCCAGTGAAGATATCTGAAAAGTTCTATGATTTCAGGGAAATAGACGACGTAAGAAAAATCGAGTTTAGGTACAACAGGACAATAATGCCACCAAAGAAGTTTTTCTTCCTGCCTAAGGAGAAGATATTTGAGTTTAGCATTTCAAAAGCAGATTACAATGAAGTCATTGAAAACGTAGAGTCATTCATTGTCTTTGGAGTTCATGCATGTGATATTTTTGGGCTTAAGATAATGGACACTATATACCTTGATGAACTTCCTGACAAGTACTACAGAGTTAGGAGAGAAAAAGGCATAATAATAGGCATTAGCTGTGTCCCAGATGAATACTGTTTCTGCAACTTAAGAGAAACCGATTTTGCAGACGATGGTTTTGACTTGTTCCTTCATGAGCTCCCTGATGGGTGGTTAGTCAGGGTAGGTACTCCAACAGGACACATAATAGTGGATAAAAACATCAAGCTCTTTGAGGAAGTTACAACTCAAGATGTATGTGAGTTTAGGGAATTTGAAAATAAAAAACACCAAATGTTCAAGTATCATGAAGATTGGGGTAATCTCCGCTACTTACTCGAAATGGAAATGGAACATCCAATGTGGAATGAACAAAGTGAACTTTGTTTGGCCTGTGGTAACTGTAATTTAACATGTCCAACCTGTAGATGCTATGAGGTTCAAGACATCCCAAACCTTGATGGTGATACAGGTGCTAGGATTAGAAGATGGGATTCTTGTCAGTTAAGGAGTCACGGTCTTGTAGCTGGAAACCATAACTTTAGACCAACTAAAAAATCCCGTTTTATGAACAGGTATCTATGTAAGAACTCATACAACGAGAAGCTTGGTATAAGCTATTGTGTTGGATGTGGAAGGTGTACTTATTTCTGTCCAGCGGAGATAAGCTTTGTAGAAAACTTGAGAACTATTCTGGGATTAAAAGAAGATTCATGTCCACCTGAGATTACAGAGGAGATGCCGAAAAGAGGATTTGCTTATGGTACTTCTACTGGGGGTGAGGAACTATGA
- a CDS encoding putative RNA uridine N3 methyltransferase, protein MAWHIFIPDSLLEETSDPKIKTYKVGQIGRAAAIFGVEHIWIYKAGGREGKFIKLVLEYMETPQYLRKTLIPLTKELKYAGILPPLRTPHHKLKREPKVGEIREGVIIKKGKRLYADIGLDELALVEGSGEGRMTFEIISVIPLKVAPTKPREYWGYRVHLTRMSLAKTLKKAKLNLAIATSRMGEDVRKVNLPPLEGEVGFVFGSPRKGIMEILRDFNEDYPFDLILNTIPNQKTKTVRTEEAVLVTLAIFNVIRRD, encoded by the coding sequence ATGGCATGGCATATCTTTATTCCAGATTCACTCCTCGAAGAGACATCGGATCCAAAAATCAAGACGTATAAAGTTGGACAAATTGGCAGGGCAGCAGCAATCTTTGGCGTGGAACACATATGGATTTACAAAGCTGGTGGCAGAGAAGGCAAATTCATTAAGCTTGTCTTGGAGTACATGGAAACCCCACAGTATCTACGAAAAACGCTCATTCCCCTTACTAAGGAGCTCAAATATGCGGGGATTTTGCCCCCACTAAGGACACCCCATCATAAACTCAAAAGAGAACCAAAAGTTGGAGAAATCAGAGAGGGAGTTATAATCAAAAAAGGTAAGAGGCTTTATGCAGATATTGGTCTTGATGAACTCGCCCTTGTGGAGGGGAGTGGAGAAGGCCGTATGACATTTGAAATAATATCAGTAATCCCTCTCAAAGTAGCACCAACAAAACCTCGGGAATATTGGGGGTATAGGGTTCACTTAACGAGGATGTCTCTGGCAAAAACACTTAAAAAGGCAAAACTTAACCTTGCAATCGCGACCTCACGAATGGGTGAGGATGTGAGAAAAGTGAACCTTCCTCCATTGGAAGGAGAAGTGGGATTTGTATTTGGATCTCCTCGGAAGGGGATAATGGAGATCCTGAGAGACTTCAATGAGGATTATCCCTTTGATTTAATCCTCAATACAATTCCAAATCAAAAAACGAAAACCGTTAGAACGGAGGAAGCCGTGTTGGTGACATTGGCGATATTTAATGTCATAAGGAGGGATTGA
- a CDS encoding hydrogenase maturation protease, giving the protein MSTLILALGNELMKDDGVGLKVGRILAEKGYNVLEVGTDIFRLQRHYSGEERIIIIDAILSEKYKPGQVVHLKGDEAFEKLRAEIRSAHFMGTIDGLKLLRLIDKRLAKAEIHFVGIVAKEIDLGMELSEEVKGNIHNIINIIESLVE; this is encoded by the coding sequence ATGAGCACTTTAATCCTTGCGCTTGGCAATGAGCTTATGAAAGATGATGGGGTGGGATTAAAAGTTGGTAGGATTTTAGCTGAGAAAGGGTATAATGTCCTTGAAGTGGGTACCGACATTTTTAGACTTCAACGGCATTATAGTGGTGAAGAAAGGATAATTATCATAGATGCAATATTGAGTGAAAAGTATAAACCTGGTCAAGTTGTTCATTTAAAGGGAGATGAAGCTTTTGAAAAGCTTAGAGCTGAAATACGAAGTGCTCATTTCATGGGGACAATTGATGGACTCAAACTGTTGAGGCTTATTGACAAGAGGCTTGCAAAAGCCGAAATCCATTTCGTTGGCATTGTTGCTAAAGAAATTGATCTTGGGATGGAACTTAGCGAGGAAGTTAAAGGTAATATTCATAACATTATTAATATAATAGAATCTCTTGTGGAATAG
- the rpl4p gene encoding 50S ribosomal protein L4, whose translation MKVKVFSLNGEPIEEITLPKVFQTPFRPDLIKRAVIASWTHRIQPQGRDPLAGKRRVTENIGKGRGMARVERIKTSPRFAAFVPFARGGRRAHPPKVEKVIWEGINKKEKKLALMSAIAATANYDLVRARGHVIDNIPQVPLVVENELEKVYRTAQTREIFKKLGIWEDIERAKRNTKVRAGKGKMRGRRYKKAKGPLIVVAKNEGIIQGARNHPGVDVVVVDNLGVELLAPGAHPGRLTIWTKGAIERLREFYG comes from the coding sequence ATGAAAGTTAAAGTATTTTCACTCAATGGCGAGCCGATAGAAGAGATAACGCTTCCGAAGGTATTCCAAACCCCATTTAGGCCAGATCTTATTAAAAGAGCTGTCATTGCCTCATGGACACACAGAATTCAACCCCAAGGGAGGGACCCCTTGGCAGGTAAAAGAAGGGTTACAGAGAATATAGGAAAAGGCCGTGGCATGGCAAGGGTAGAGAGAATAAAGACTTCCCCTAGATTTGCTGCATTTGTACCTTTTGCAAGAGGCGGAAGGAGAGCTCACCCACCAAAGGTTGAGAAGGTGATTTGGGAAGGCATAAACAAGAAAGAGAAGAAACTTGCTTTGATGAGTGCAATTGCTGCTACTGCTAACTATGATCTTGTAAGAGCTAGAGGACATGTAATTGACAACATACCTCAAGTTCCTCTTGTTGTTGAAAATGAACTTGAAAAAGTTTACAGAACCGCCCAAACAAGGGAAATATTCAAAAAACTCGGTATATGGGAAGACATTGAGAGAGCAAAGAGAAATACCAAAGTTAGGGCTGGAAAGGGCAAAATGAGAGGTAGAAGGTACAAAAAGGCAAAAGGCCCACTTATTGTGGTTGCAAAGAACGAGGGGATAATTCAAGGTGCAAGAAATCACCCAGGTGTGGATGTAGTTGTAGTTGACAACTTGGGGGTAGAGCTATTAGCTCCAGGTGCCCATCCTGGAAGACTTACCATATGGACAAAGGGAGCGATAGAGAGATTAAGGGAGTTTTATGGGTGA
- a CDS encoding 30S ribosomal protein S19 — protein sequence MARKKEFKYRGYTFEELINMSLEDLSKLLPSRQRRSLKRGLTPEQKKLLRKIRLAKKGKYKKPIRTHSRDMVILPEMVGMMIYVHNGKEFVPVQIREEMIGHYIGEFALTRKRVQHGSPGVGATRSSMFVAIK from the coding sequence ATGGCAAGAAAAAAGGAGTTTAAATATCGCGGTTACACATTTGAAGAACTTATAAATATGTCGCTTGAAGACCTAAGCAAGTTACTTCCCTCAAGACAAAGGAGAAGCCTTAAGCGTGGTCTAACACCAGAACAAAAGAAACTCCTTAGGAAAATAAGGCTTGCAAAGAAAGGTAAATACAAAAAGCCCATAAGAACTCACAGTAGAGACATGGTTATACTCCCTGAAATGGTTGGGATGATGATCTATGTCCACAATGGTAAAGAATTTGTCCCAGTACAAATTAGAGAGGAAATGATTGGTCACTATATTGGAGAATTTGCTTTAACAAGAAAGAGAGTTCAACACGGATCACCGGGTGTTGGTGCTACAAGATCATCAATGTTCGTGGCAATCAAGTGA
- a CDS encoding Ni/Fe hydrogenase subunit alpha: MYIPITVDHIARVEGKGGIEIVTSDEGIKEVKLNIIEGPRFFEAITLGKKLEEALAVYPRICSFCSAAHKLTAVEAAEKAVGFTPRPEIQDLRDLLYIGDMIESHALHLYLLVLPDYLGYSNPLAMVDKYMKEIEYAMALKNIGSKIMDYLASRAIHQENAILGGFGKLPTRSQFEELKKELKEALPMAEYTVELFSKLDQYEEVKDEEMIHMAVKPRNGVYGIFGDYIKVSDGFKFPVEDYKKHIVEKVVGHSFAKHSFYNNEKHFMVGAISRIVNNADLLYGRAKELYSQYKDLLRYDNCFANNFAQALELVYFVERAIDIIDDTLAKWPIKERDEVEIKDGFGVSITEAPRGLLVYALEVKDGKVDYVDIITPTAMNLAIMERHVRMMAEKHWQDDPETLKLLTEMTVRAYDPCISCSVHVVKL; encoded by the coding sequence ATGTATATTCCGATTACAGTTGATCATATAGCCCGTGTGGAGGGAAAGGGCGGTATCGAGATAGTAACAAGTGATGAAGGGATTAAAGAAGTAAAGCTCAATATAATAGAAGGGCCAAGGTTTTTTGAAGCTATTACTCTTGGTAAAAAGCTTGAAGAAGCCTTGGCAGTCTACCCAAGGATTTGTTCATTCTGTTCAGCTGCTCACAAGCTTACTGCAGTGGAAGCAGCCGAAAAAGCTGTGGGTTTCACTCCAAGACCTGAAATTCAGGATCTAAGAGACCTACTTTACATCGGAGACATGATAGAAAGCCATGCCTTGCATCTTTACCTACTTGTTCTCCCGGATTATCTTGGCTATTCAAACCCCCTTGCAATGGTGGATAAATATATGAAAGAAATTGAGTATGCAATGGCCCTCAAGAACATTGGTTCGAAGATAATGGATTACCTTGCATCAAGAGCAATACATCAAGAAAACGCCATACTTGGTGGGTTTGGCAAACTTCCAACAAGGAGTCAGTTTGAGGAGCTTAAAAAGGAACTTAAAGAAGCCTTGCCTATGGCAGAGTACACTGTAGAGTTATTCTCGAAACTTGACCAGTATGAAGAAGTTAAAGACGAAGAAATGATCCACATGGCAGTTAAACCAAGAAACGGCGTTTATGGCATATTCGGAGACTATATCAAGGTAAGTGACGGATTTAAATTCCCTGTGGAAGATTACAAAAAGCACATAGTTGAAAAAGTTGTAGGCCATAGCTTTGCAAAGCACTCTTTCTACAATAATGAGAAGCATTTTATGGTTGGTGCGATCTCAAGAATAGTTAATAATGCTGACCTTCTCTATGGAAGAGCTAAGGAACTCTACAGTCAGTATAAAGACCTCCTAAGATACGACAACTGCTTTGCCAACAACTTTGCTCAAGCACTTGAGCTTGTTTACTTTGTGGAGAGGGCAATAGACATAATTGATGACACTCTCGCAAAATGGCCTATAAAAGAAAGAGATGAAGTAGAAATAAAGGATGGCTTTGGAGTAAGCATCACTGAGGCTCCAAGAGGGTTACTGGTTTATGCTCTTGAAGTCAAAGATGGGAAGGTAGACTATGTGGATATAATTACTCCAACTGCAATGAATCTAGCCATAATGGAGCGTCACGTTAGAATGATGGCAGAAAAACACTGGCAAGATGACCCAGAAACACTTAAATTGCTTACAGAGATGACTGTTAGAGCATACGATCCATGTATTTCATGTTCAGTACACGTAGTTAAGCTCTGA
- a CDS encoding 50S ribosomal protein L2 encodes MGKSLIQQRRGKGTTTFRAPSHRYRGAVKYVPLNFTQDKTLAGKVVEILHDPGRTAPVARVKFENGLEKLILASEGLLVDQEVYIGPEAPIAIGNTLPLEKIPEGTYVYNLEASPGDGGKFVRSGGSYALVVSREKNRVIVQLPSGELKGFHPGCRATIGVVAGGGRLEKPIVKAGKAYYIMKARNRFWPKPRGVKMNAVNHPHGGKEHHIGKPSTISKRAPPGRKVGHIGARRTGRKK; translated from the coding sequence ATGGGTAAGAGTTTAATTCAACAAAGGAGAGGAAAGGGAACAACAACATTTAGAGCTCCATCTCATAGGTATAGAGGTGCTGTTAAATATGTTCCACTAAACTTTACTCAAGATAAGACTCTTGCTGGGAAAGTTGTTGAGATTTTGCATGATCCCGGAAGAACAGCCCCTGTTGCTAGAGTTAAGTTTGAAAATGGTTTAGAAAAACTTATCCTTGCTTCAGAAGGACTTTTAGTTGATCAAGAAGTTTATATTGGTCCAGAAGCTCCAATTGCAATTGGGAACACACTTCCACTCGAGAAAATCCCAGAGGGAACGTACGTTTACAACCTTGAAGCTTCACCCGGGGATGGCGGAAAATTCGTGAGGTCTGGAGGAAGTTATGCTTTAGTAGTTTCAAGAGAGAAAAATAGGGTTATTGTTCAACTTCCAAGTGGTGAACTCAAAGGTTTTCACCCTGGCTGCAGAGCAACAATAGGGGTAGTTGCTGGTGGAGGAAGGCTTGAAAAGCCAATAGTCAAAGCGGGTAAGGCATACTACATCATGAAAGCAAGAAACAGATTCTGGCCTAAGCCAAGAGGTGTCAAAATGAATGCTGTTAACCACCCGCATGGTGGTAAGGAGCATCATATTGGTAAACCAAGTACAATATCAAAGAGAGCTCCACCTGGAAGAAAAGTTGGTCACATAGGAGCGAGAAGAACTGGAAGAAAGAAGTGA
- a CDS encoding 50S ribosomal protein L3 encodes MGRISRPRRGSLAYSPRKRAKSIVPRIRKWPQEQEVRMLGFAGYKAGMTHVLMIDDAPGLTKGKEIFVPVTIVEAPPLMVYGIRAYKRGYFGLETATEVIVPDFKLENYPSKRAKNVTFYKLLERRIKTLPKNYTEEVFQQKLGELEDLVKTGEVVELRALVATQPWLARIKKKPEVMEYAVGGTSIEEKFNYIKEKLGKEIRVGEILQEGELLDIVAVTKGKGTQGPVKRWGVKLTSHKDSKGRRKVATIGPWHPARVMWTVPRAGQMGFHHRTEFNKRLLRIGENGKLTLNGEKIEITPNGGFPHYGVVKNDFIMIAGTIPGAIKRIIRMRPAVRPPAKRPPAEAPQITYISRESKQ; translated from the coding sequence ATGGGAAGAATTAGCAGACCAAGAAGAGGTTCATTGGCATATTCTCCAAGAAAAAGAGCCAAGAGCATAGTCCCAAGAATTAGAAAGTGGCCGCAGGAACAAGAGGTTAGAATGCTTGGATTTGCAGGATACAAGGCCGGAATGACTCATGTGCTTATGATAGACGATGCTCCGGGGCTTACAAAGGGCAAAGAAATATTTGTCCCAGTCACGATAGTTGAAGCCCCACCACTCATGGTCTATGGCATTAGGGCTTACAAAAGAGGATACTTTGGTCTTGAAACCGCTACCGAAGTCATAGTTCCTGATTTCAAGCTTGAAAATTACCCATCAAAGAGAGCAAAGAATGTCACATTTTACAAACTCCTTGAAAGGAGAATCAAAACTCTTCCAAAAAACTACACAGAAGAAGTTTTCCAACAAAAGCTTGGGGAACTTGAAGATCTTGTAAAAACTGGAGAAGTTGTTGAATTAAGGGCATTAGTAGCAACTCAACCTTGGTTGGCACGCATAAAGAAAAAGCCAGAAGTTATGGAATATGCTGTCGGTGGAACAAGCATTGAAGAGAAATTCAATTATATCAAAGAGAAGCTTGGAAAAGAAATCAGAGTTGGAGAAATCCTTCAGGAAGGAGAACTTCTTGATATTGTGGCAGTTACTAAAGGGAAGGGAACCCAAGGGCCTGTCAAAAGATGGGGAGTTAAATTGACTTCTCACAAGGACAGCAAGGGCAGAAGAAAAGTTGCAACCATCGGCCCATGGCATCCCGCAAGGGTTATGTGGACAGTTCCAAGGGCTGGACAAATGGGTTTCCACCACAGAACAGAGTTTAACAAGAGACTTTTAAGAATAGGTGAGAATGGTAAACTCACCCTTAACGGGGAGAAAATCGAGATTACACCAAATGGTGGATTTCCACACTATGGAGTAGTCAAGAACGACTTCATAATGATTGCTGGAACTATACCTGGAGCAATAAAGAGAATCATTAGAATGAGGCCTGCAGTAAGGCCACCCGCAAAGAGGCCACCTGCTGAAGCTCCGCAGATCACATACATTAGTAGGGAATCAAAGCAATGA
- the hydD gene encoding NADPH-dependent hydrogenase/sulfhydrogenase 1 subunit delta, whose product MSEKVKIGFYALTSCYGCQLQFAMMDEVLQLLDKANIECWFMLERGSDEDKEVDIAFIEGSVSTQEEVELVKKIREKAKIVIAVGSCAVHGGVQSWDKDKEFNELWKTVYGDAHVKFEPKMAEPVEKYIKVDYKLYGCPPEKKDFLYALGTLLIGSWPEDIDYPVCVECRLRGNPCLLIEKGEPCLGPLTVAGCDARCPAFNIACIGCRGAVKDVAWFDSLALELKKKGLKKEEILERMKIFNAHNPKLEGMVNKIFEEGG is encoded by the coding sequence ATGAGCGAGAAAGTTAAAATTGGATTTTACGCTTTAACTTCATGCTATGGCTGTCAGCTTCAATTTGCCATGATGGATGAAGTGCTCCAACTTTTAGATAAAGCAAATATAGAATGCTGGTTTATGCTAGAGAGAGGCAGTGATGAAGATAAAGAAGTTGATATAGCCTTCATAGAGGGGAGCGTTTCAACTCAAGAAGAAGTCGAGCTCGTAAAGAAGATCAGGGAAAAAGCAAAAATAGTCATAGCGGTAGGTTCATGTGCCGTTCATGGGGGTGTGCAAAGCTGGGATAAAGACAAAGAGTTCAATGAATTATGGAAAACTGTTTATGGAGATGCCCATGTCAAATTTGAACCAAAAATGGCCGAGCCAGTAGAAAAGTACATTAAAGTTGACTACAAGCTTTACGGTTGTCCACCAGAGAAGAAAGACTTCCTCTATGCATTAGGGACACTTCTCATTGGTTCATGGCCAGAAGATATAGATTATCCAGTGTGTGTCGAGTGTAGGCTCAGAGGCAATCCCTGCCTCCTTATAGAAAAAGGTGAACCATGTTTAGGTCCATTAACAGTTGCAGGATGTGATGCTAGGTGCCCGGCATTTAACATTGCTTGCATTGGATGCAGAGGGGCCGTTAAGGATGTTGCATGGTTCGATTCACTTGCATTGGAGTTGAAGAAAAAAGGCCTAAAAAAGGAGGAAATACTAGAGAGAATGAAAATATTCAACGCTCACAATCCCAAGCTTGAGGGGATGGTTAACAAGATATTTGAGGAGGGAGGATGA
- a CDS encoding serine/threonine-protein kinase RIO2 — translation MVSKLLALEIYPNLKDLDFRILRGIELNMRHYEWVPLETIAKFARVDIETTSHRLGKLDNWGLVKRRSDIGYIGYQLTIHGYDALAIRTFAQKGIIKAISQTQIGVGKEADVYIGITPNEERVAVKFNRVGRTSFTRIKLYRPNLIDKRHISWLYVSRLVAQREYEALQLLSPIAKVPKPIAWNRHAIVMEFIDGIELIELTDTDLTKEEALEVLNKVLEEYKKIVEFGIIHSDMSLYNIVLKSNGDILIIDWPQYLTSAFPEARYYLERDLQVLLNSFKKKWGVQVEKNKIWKEFELSLQKSLKRE, via the coding sequence ATGGTCAGTAAACTTTTGGCTCTAGAAATTTATCCAAATCTAAAAGACCTTGACTTCAGGATACTGAGAGGGATAGAGCTAAATATGCGTCATTATGAATGGGTGCCCTTAGAAACCATTGCAAAATTTGCAAGAGTAGACATCGAAACTACTTCTCATCGACTTGGAAAACTCGATAATTGGGGCCTTGTGAAAAGGAGAAGTGACATAGGATACATAGGCTACCAACTCACAATACATGGATATGATGCTCTAGCTATAAGAACATTTGCTCAAAAAGGTATTATCAAAGCAATAAGTCAGACTCAGATAGGGGTAGGAAAAGAGGCTGATGTGTATATCGGAATAACACCAAATGAGGAGAGAGTGGCAGTTAAATTTAATCGAGTTGGCAGAACCAGTTTTACAAGAATAAAACTATATCGACCAAATCTTATAGATAAACGGCATATCTCATGGCTATATGTCTCCCGGCTTGTTGCCCAACGAGAATACGAAGCATTACAACTTCTAAGTCCAATAGCCAAGGTGCCAAAGCCAATCGCATGGAACAGGCACGCAATCGTTATGGAGTTTATAGATGGAATTGAGTTAATAGAGTTGACAGATACAGATTTAACAAAAGAAGAAGCTCTTGAGGTGCTTAACAAAGTTTTAGAGGAATATAAGAAGATAGTGGAATTTGGGATAATCCATTCTGACATGAGTCTCTACAACATAGTCCTTAAAAGTAATGGAGACATATTAATAATCGATTGGCCTCAATATCTTACAAGTGCATTCCCTGAAGCTAGGTACTATCTTGAAAGAGATCTCCAAGTACTCTTAAAT
- a CDS encoding 50S ribosomal protein L23, giving the protein MDPYKVIVRPVVTEKAISMVERENKLTFIVDKRATKPDIKKAVETVYEVKVDKVNIVITMKGEKKAYVKLKPEYSASEVAARIGLF; this is encoded by the coding sequence ATGGATCCCTATAAGGTTATTGTAAGGCCTGTGGTTACAGAAAAAGCAATTTCAATGGTGGAAAGAGAAAATAAGCTTACTTTCATAGTGGACAAAAGAGCAACTAAGCCAGACATAAAGAAAGCGGTTGAAACAGTTTATGAAGTAAAAGTAGATAAAGTAAATATTGTTATAACTATGAAAGGCGAAAAGAAAGCTTATGTAAAGTTAAAACCTGAATACAGCGCAAGTGAGGTTGCTGCTAGAATAGGATTATTCTGA